The Patescibacteria group bacterium DNA window AATGGCAAAACAGCATGAAATTTTTGTAACAGGGTGCATGAAACATTCCAATATGAAAAAAAAGGAAGCAGAAGGATTGTGGAAATTGTTTGAGCCGTTTCAGGGGTATGGATTCAATAAGGCGCACGCCGCCAGTTATGGAAAAGTCGCATATCAAACCGCATATATGAAAGCAAACTTTCCCGCACTGTACATGGCTGCAGTTCTGACTGCCGATTCGGGAGACATAGAGAAAGTGTCAGAGACTATTAGAGAATGTACTCGAATAGGGATTGTAGTTCTGCCACCCGATATCAATGAAAGCTATGGGGATTTCGCTGTTATCAAAGATGAGAAGGAAAATAAAATACGTTTTGGACTACACTCAATAAAAAATTTCGGTGATGGAATTGCTGATGCCATAATACAAGAAAGGAAAACAAATGGTAGGTATGCGTCACTTGCTGATTTCCTTGGGCGAATCATCGACAAAAATCTCAACAAAAAATCTCTTGAGTCACTCATACAATGCGGAGCACTCGATGAATTTGAAGAAAGGGGAACTATGGTCAAACACATTGGGCAACTTCTTGAGTACAATAGAGAAAGCACGAAACTCCTACAAAGCAGTCATGAATCGCTCTTTGCAGAACTTCCTGAAGAACCTACAGGCAAAACATTACTGCTGGAAAAAGCTAATCCAATCAGTCAAGAACAAAAACTTCTGTGGGAAAAAGAACTTCTTGGTCTGTATGTGTCCGGACATCCTCTTGATACATACAAAAATAAACTTAGTCCAAATGGCAGGAGTATAGAAAAAATAAAAGCAGAATTTAAAGAAGGGATGACTGTTGTCATCTCCGGAATAGTAGAAGAGGTAAAGCTAATTCGCACCAAAAATGGAGATGCAATGGTATTTGCCCGCGTTGCGGATTTTGACGGGAGTATTGAAGTTGTTGTCTTCCCCAAAATATTTTCAGAATATCATGATCTGTTTAAACCCCAACAATGTATCTCTGTAAAAGGAAGGCTATCGGGTAGAAATGATGAAAAAAGCATTATTGCTGAGAGAGTAAAGATGTTATAGCTGCGCAATCGAACTTTGCCCATGTATACAGATTTGCTATTATTGAATAATAAATAGTATGGAAGATAGAGACCACAAAAAGTTGGGGCCTGCGCTTGGGCTTTTTTATATTGACCCGGAGGTGGGAAAAGGGTTGCCAATGTTTCTACCAAAAGGGACTATTCTGAAACGAGAATTGGAGAACTTCATCATTGAAGAAGAAACAAAAAGAGGGTATTTCCATGTGCAAACACCAGACATAGCTAAACTCGATTTATATAAAAAATCAGGACATTATCCCCATTACAAAGACTCGATGTATGCGCCTATAGTAATAGACGATGAAGAATTTATATTACGACCGATGACTTGTCCACATCATTTTCAACTCTTTCTTTCGCAACCAAGAAGTTATCGAGAGCTACCAATGAAAATCGCTGAACTCTCTCAGCTCTATCGCTATGAACAATCGGGTGAATTAATGGGACTTCAGAGAGTACGGACGTTCTGCCTTTCAGACGCTCACATTTTTTGCACCTCTGAAGAACAAGCAGTGGAAGAACTCGGTAAAGCACTTGATCTTATAGAGTACGCTGTGGAAGTATTTGGTTTTAAATTTGGGGTTGATTACCGATATCGGTTATCACTTGGGGATAGAAAAAATAAGGAAAAATATTACAAAAATGACTCTGCATGGGAGAAAGGAGAGGAACTATTGCGTAATTTAATGAAGGAAAGAGGATGTGAATTTGAAGAAGTAAAAGACGAAGCAACTTTTTATGGTCCTAAAATTGATATCCAGATGAAAAATGTAAATGGCAAAGAGGATACCGCATTTACTTGTCAATATGATTTTTGTATGCCGGATCGCTTTGATCTGACCTACATCGCTAATGATGGTAGCAAGAAAAAAGTGTTTGTGATCCATCGATCATCAATTGGATCAATCGAACGTATAATGGCTTTTTTAATTGAGCATTATGGAGGCGCATTTCCATTATGGCTATCCCCTGTTCAGGTAAAAGTACTTCCAATAAGTGATGTTCACAAAAAATTCGCGGAAGTTGTATACAGCTCCCTGAAAGAAAGTGGTATAAGAGTAGAACTGGATGACAGTGACGAAACATTAGGAAAGAAAATTAGGCATGGAAAATTGGAAAAAGTGCCCTATATGCTTGTCATAGGAGACAAAGAGGTTGCAGAAAAGAAAGTCACGGTTGAGAGTAGAGATAAGGGAAATCTGGGCAGTGAGAATACAGAAAAACTTATTGAGAAATTTAAAAAAGAGATAAAAGATAAAAAATAAACTGTCGCTTATTGTTCCTTTTTAATTTCCAAAGCACGTAGAAGTGCCACTTTTATACCGGAGTGTGTGTCTTTGTAGCTGTGATCAGCACCAGAAGACAGAGTTGATATTAGTTTCTCCAATTCACTATCATTTAATTGAGATGTCTTTTCAAGCAAAAAGTCACTAGCAGAAGGTGTATTTTCTAGCCGGTGTCGTAGCACTCCGTCGAGTGCAACTACTACGCGAACAAGAAATTCCCTTGTGGAATATCCTCCTGATTTGAGGGTTCTCAAAAAATTAAATATAGTACTTGCTTTCCGGTCGCAAAGCCATCCTACAAATACCGGCACGGAATCATCATCAGGAATACCTATCCCCAATTCTCCTTGTTCTTTTTTTGTAGTGGTAATCTGATGTATTGAAGCAGTGTTTTGTGGATTATGAGATGCAAGATTTAAAAACGCAGAAACTCTATCTTTGTTTAAATGAAGCCACCCATCCTCTCGCGGATACAATAATCGTGCAGAAGCTACTACATCTTCCAACAATTTAAGCGAAGTGGCTCGATCCTCTTTGCCCATTTGAGTAATATAAGTAATGCCTTCCTTTGATACTAACACTCTCTTTTCATGTGCCTTCTCTTCTATCTCTTTTTCCAAACTTACAGTAGGTGAACCATTTTCGGCAGAGTTATCCTCAGTATATAAGACAGGGTGAGTCAGCTCATCTGAAATTTCATCATTCATTTCGTTACTTACTGATTTCAATACAACAGTGTTTAGCTTTGAATTTCTCGCCGTAAGAAAATACGCTATTGCTCCACTCCAGAGAATAAGAAGACTCCAGAAAAGCGCAAGTCCGATTGGTCCCTCCGGGAAACCGGTATATGGTACTTGACTTAAATATATAAACGCGAGCGGCTGTTCATTTGGCACCTGTTTTAGTGACAAATGTATATTAGGTTGGTTAATGCCACCGCCACCTCCGCCTCCGCCTCCGCCTCCACCTCCACCACCAGTAGCCACGGTCAGTGTAGCAGTACAAGTCGTTGTTCCATTATCACCAATAAAAGTGCCAGTGTAGATAGTTGTTATGGGTGGTGTAATGGTAGTAGAGCCGCTGGATACTGGAGTGGTTGAGCCAACTCCGTTATCTATAGTACCTGTGTTTGAATTTTCAGATGTCCAGGAAATAATTGAATTTTCCCCTACCGAAACGGATGTCGGGTTAACTGTAAGTGTACAGATTGGATTGTCAGGTGGTGGTGGAGTGTCTTCAACCGTCAACTCTGCAGTACAGATTATCGTACCACCTTCTCCCGTGAAGGTCGCTTTATATATAGTAGATATTGCTGGAGAAATTGTTTTTGAACCACTAGAAACCGGAGAGATATTTCCTATTCCATTATCAATACTGCCACTACTTGCATTTGTTGAAGTCCAAGAAAGTGTTGCTTCATTACCCTCCTCAATGGTTTGTGGAGACACAGAGAGACTGCAGGTTGGAGTGTTGGGTGGAGGTGGTGGTACATTTTCAACTATTAACGTAACTGTGCNNNNNNNNNNAGCCTCTCATCCTGGACTCAGGGACGGTGGCAAAAAGCTCACGAATAGGGGTAAAAGTGCCCGTGTAGGTAGTTGTTATGGGTGGTGTGACGGTAGTAGAACCACCAGATACTGGAGTGGCTGTTCCAATATTGTTATCAACAGCTCCAGAGAGAGCATTGTTTGATATCCACGACAAGAACGCTTCATTTCCACTTTCTACACTTGCTGGGTTAACTGAAAGTGTGCAAGTTGGAGCTGCAGTTGGGGGTGTAGGTTCATCATTTCCGTCACCGCCACCATCGTCATCATCACAACACCCGCCACCCGTTTCACCGCCGCCGCCGCCGTTTCCGCCGTCAGTACCTCCGCCTCCGCCATCTCCGCCGCCGTCACCTCCAAAAGCATGTGCAATTGCAGAAATAGAAATATTAGTATCAAAAACAGTTGAAGAAACAAAAGATCCGACAAAAACAGCCGTTAATAGAATTATTGTGATAAAACTGATTTTAGTTATCGTGCTTATTTTATTCATTCAACTATTTTAAATTTTGAAAAGATGGGAGCGCAGCACACTGTGCTGCGCAAACCAAGTTGACCTATTGCTACATAACAATCGGTATAAGAACAAACTCGTGAGCCGCTCGGGAGTCAGGTTTCCATCCATTGGAAGCATACTCCCACCATCTTGTAGTAAGGTGAAGTCCTTTTGTCGATCCTGCTATACGATTTGGATATCGTGTAGTATTCTCAAGCGGACAGATGAGTGTGTAAGTTTCATCGGTTATGTAATCCCAAGGTACTTGAAGCGCTCCCATACCATTACAGACCGTGACTTCAAAAATCTCATCGGGATTCCCCAGTTTTGAATCCGGAATCGGAACACCAGATGCGCGCTTCACGGGGACTGCTCTAACTGAACTATTGTACTCAGTCATTTTAGAATATGGCACACTGATGTCCACATTCCAGAAGTACATAATGACCGGAACACAGCTCTTGTATAGTTTAACCTTATTTCTCTTAACCATGGAGTAAATCTCCATAGCCTCGTCTGCTCCTTCGCTTTTTCCAGTGATGAGACGCTGGAGTTGTGGAATATTTGAATCATAATTGACAATCAAAAGATCGATTTCGATGCACCCCTTCTGTTCAGTACGAGTACATGCGACTGACTCATTGCTAAGCGTCTTCTCTGTCTGTTTTATTTCACCGGTGGTACTGCACCCGAAAAACAGAGCAAACAAGAAATATAACATTGACTTACTCATGGAGACCTCCTCCGCTGTTTTCAACAATTACTGCAACCAATCCCGTCTTTGGGACAGTTGAACTGCACAAGTCCACCTCGTACAAACTCCTGTGTTTCCTTTATATCCTTGACTGAATACCCGCCCCAGTTACCACATTTCCAGACCTTAACAAGAGTGTATGTAACATCCTCGTACAAGATTGAGTACTCGGTTGTTGCATAACACCTATTCATCGGCCAATCGGTATAGACGTTGTTTTTAATGCCGTTGTCACCAAAGGTGACAAAATCAAGTGTCATTCCTCCACATATTTGTCCGTTTTTTGAACGGTCAAGGAGAAATGCAACAAGTAGATCCAGCTGAGCATTATCTGGCCAGCCAGAGTTTCCAATAGCCCACTCAGTCGTCCCATTATATGGATTACTGCCCACAACTTTCCACCGATACTCTGCACTGCCTGGCGATACCAAAACAGTGCAAAAAAACAATACTAGAAAAACTACAGTTTGTTTCATTTTCACCTCTTCACGAGTCAAAGAACAATTGTGTCCCCATTTCTGAGAACCTATCTACCAAAGAGATTAGCTCTCAAGTGGATAGCTTCCCACAAAATCTGCTTCAACAACATACCGTTCATCTTTGGAACCAAATGAATTGCATGTTGAGAGTGTCAATTTTTTTTCTCCGGTTTTAAATGTAACCATAACTTCGGATGCATCAACAAGTGATACACTCGATACTTTGTAAATGTACTCAGCTTTGTTTGAATACACGCGTATATAGTCCCCTATTTGCGTCTTTTCTAAATTGTTAAACACTTGATATGCCGGGTTGTATACTACAGGGAGATAACTGCTGTGCCCAAACAAAAACATATTTGAAGTATCAGAGAGCGTCCCTGACCCAGGATAGTGCACTACCCCTTCTTGGAGTGCCTGGTCAAGTACTGCAATACTTGCACTTTCAGGACTCGATACAATCCAATCAATATTTACCGAATCTATCACAATCCGAATCGGCTCTGAGGAATCATTCTGTGCCTCCGCAACATGCACTATAGAGTTATCTGCACTGACTCCACCAAAGGAAGTTACACCCATGGCTCCCAACATAGAAAGTGTGGTAAAAAATACAAGAACAAAAAAAACAGAAAATCTCCATTTTCTCTCAAGAATCGCTTCTCGTATATTTGTGTTCAAATTAATCATAAACGATAATCTCTAAGCTAAATTTTTATACACTAAAAATAATGTAAAGTCAAGGATTAGGATAATTCCGAGAAGAAGATAAAAGTATTTGACATATATTTTAAATTGTGGTAAAAATGTAAACCATGAATAATAAGAGAGCACAAGTAGCAAATTGGATAATGAAAATATTGGCAAGCATTGGACTCATTGTGGTTCTTGCGTTTGTTGTGTGGGGAGGCGTCCAGACTATTAAATCAGCGCCATCAATGTATTCTTTTTTGTCCTCTTCCCTTACTGCATCTGTTATAAAAATTACATCGGTATTTATTCCTAGTGGAACCAATACAGAGGACATTGAGGGAGAGCAAATTAAAGAAGAGGACTTATCCAGCTATGGTAATGATGCTCTACCAAATCAAACTACTATAACCCAAGGGCAAGAGAGTAGTAATACTTATATGTTCAGTGGTGGAAACAGAGTGGTTTCCGACCCAGATGGATTTGTGGATCTTTCAGTCATCATACTTGCGACTGGAATTTTAGACAAAACAACCAACGAATTTATTGCAACTTCTTCTATCAAACTTTCCGACAAAGTGGCGATTTCGTTTGAAGTAATAAATAAGGGAACAAGGACTTCGAGTGGTTGGACTTTTAATGCGGTACTTCCCACATTTCCACATCATATTTTCCATTCCAAAAGTCAGCACGCACTCGGACCAGGAGATAAAATAGAATTCACCCTTGGATTTGATA harbors:
- the thrS gene encoding threonine--tRNA ligase; amino-acid sequence: MEDRDHKKLGPALGLFYIDPEVGKGLPMFLPKGTILKRELENFIIEEETKRGYFHVQTPDIAKLDLYKKSGHYPHYKDSMYAPIVIDDEEFILRPMTCPHHFQLFLSQPRSYRELPMKIAELSQLYRYEQSGELMGLQRVRTFCLSDAHIFCTSEEQAVEELGKALDLIEYAVEVFGFKFGVDYRYRLSLGDRKNKEKYYKNDSAWEKGEELLRNLMKERGCEFEEVKDEATFYGPKIDIQMKNVNGKEDTAFTCQYDFCMPDRFDLTYIANDGSKKKVFVIHRSSIGSIERIMAFLIEHYGGAFPLWLSPVQVKVLPISDVHKKFAEVVYSSLKESGIRVELDDSDETLGKKIRHGKLEKVPYMLVIGDKEVAEKKVTVESRDKGNLGSENTEKLIEKFKKEIKDKK
- a CDS encoding sortase gives rise to the protein MINLNTNIREAILERKWRFSVFFVLVFFTTLSMLGAMGVTSFGGVSADNSIVHVAEAQNDSSEPIRIVIDSVNIDWIVSSPESASIAVLDQALQEGVVHYPGSGTLSDTSNMFLFGHSSYLPVVYNPAYQVFNNLEKTQIGDYIRVYSNKAEYIYKVSSVSLVDASEVMVTFKTGEKKLTLSTCNSFGSKDERYVVEADFVGSYPLES